A window of Spiroplasma syrphidicola EA-1 contains these coding sequences:
- the rpsD gene encoding 30S ribosomal protein S4 — MSRYLGSTFKKSRRYGFSILENDKEFSKGKKRTTAPGQHGQRRSKLSNYGLQLNEKQKVRYMYGLTERQFRNTYTKSKKMKGITGTNFLIALESRLDNLVYRMGLALTRAGARQLVNHSHILVNGKKVNIPSYSCKPGDVITLKEAARKNVKVLESLQSQVSTLDFVKFDKTKFTGTYVRFPLREELNVNINDALIVEWYNRLV; from the coding sequence ATGTCACGTTATTTAGGAAGTACTTTTAAAAAGTCACGTCGTTACGGGTTTAGTATCTTAGAAAATGATAAAGAATTTTCAAAAGGGAAAAAAAGAACTACAGCCCCAGGTCAACATGGTCAACGTCGTAGTAAATTATCAAACTACGGTTTACAATTAAATGAAAAACAAAAAGTTAGATATATGTATGGGTTAACAGAACGTCAATTCCGTAATACTTATACAAAATCAAAAAAAATGAAGGGAATTACTGGGACAAACTTCTTAATTGCCTTAGAATCACGTTTAGATAACTTAGTTTATCGTATGGGATTAGCATTAACACGTGCTGGAGCAAGACAATTAGTTAACCATTCACACATTTTAGTTAATGGAAAAAAAGTTAATATTCCTTCATATAGCTGTAAACCAGGAGATGTAATCACCCTGAAAGAAGCTGCACGTAAAAATGTTAAAGTTTTAGAAAGTTTACAAAGCCAAGTAAGTACATTAGACTTTGTTAAATTTGATAAAACAAAATTTACGGGAACATATGTTCGTTTCCCATTACGTGAAGAATTAAATGTTAATATTAACGATGCATTAATTGTTGAATGATATAACCGTTTAGTATAA
- the nagB gene encoding glucosamine-6-phosphate deaminase: MKVIIVEDKAAIGHTVGQMFVNAVKNNPKVIFGLATGSSPESTYQYLIEDYQTNHTDWSNVKTFNLDEYIGLEPTHPQSYRHFMNEKLFNHINIQKENTYVPSGVGDYVSLAKQYDQKIAEAGGIDLQLLGVGTNGHIGFNEPPADFDSLTGVVDLVEATFQANARFFDSINDVPKQAVSMGIKSILNARKIVLIADGEGKAEAIKHLVEGEISNLWPCTALQNHPDVTIVIDYKAASLLTKQ, from the coding sequence ATGAAAGTAATTATTGTTGAAGATAAAGCAGCAATTGGTCACACTGTTGGGCAAATGTTTGTTAATGCGGTAAAAAATAATCCAAAGGTAATTTTTGGCCTAGCAACTGGTTCTTCACCAGAATCAACTTATCAGTATTTGATTGAAGATTATCAAACAAACCATACTGATTGAAGTAATGTTAAAACTTTTAACTTAGATGAATATATTGGATTAGAACCAACTCATCCCCAAAGTTATCGTCATTTTATGAATGAAAAATTATTTAACCACATTAATATTCAGAAAGAAAATACTTATGTTCCTTCTGGTGTAGGGGATTATGTTAGTTTAGCAAAACAATATGATCAAAAAATCGCTGAGGCTGGGGGAATTGATCTGCAATTATTAGGAGTTGGAACAAATGGTCACATTGGTTTCAATGAACCACCTGCTGATTTTGATTCTTTAACAGGAGTTGTTGATTTAGTTGAAGCAACATTCCAAGCAAATGCTCGTTTTTTTGATTCAATTAACGATGTGCCAAAACAAGCAGTTTCAATGGGAATTAAATCAATTTTAAATGCTCGTAAAATTGTCTTAATTGCTGATGGAGAAGGAAAAGCCGAAGCAATTAAACATTTAGTTGAAGGGGAAATTAGTAACTTATGGCCTTGTACTGCTTTACAAAACCATCCCGATGTTACAATTGTAATTGATTATAAAGCCGCATCATTGTTAACAAAGCAATAA